A DNA window from Patagioenas fasciata isolate bPatFas1 chromosome 1, bPatFas1.hap1, whole genome shotgun sequence contains the following coding sequences:
- the LOC136110859 gene encoding uncharacterized protein isoform X1 → MSVAFEDVALYFSPEEWAKLSGCQRQLYREVMLENYEMVASLGWASDKPEIICKMEREETPCVPEPPRERQRHQSPVPAVNPGTQKKTKHVPERLPGPTFLLPGMPNPGTRHQMGLACGQSGGDIYKQNPLNHQRVHSSKKPFACADCSKSFTKKSTLIIHQRIHSGERPFACTDCGKSFVQRQQLLTHQRIHTGEKPFSCTDCGKSFREKSKLINHKSIHTGEKPFACPDCGKSFGRRDSLLRHQRIHTGEKPIACTDCGKRFREKNSFIIHQRTHTGEKPISCSDCGKSFREKKSLVIHQRIHTGEKPFTCNDCGKRFRYKKSLIIHQRIHTGEKPFACTNCSKSFREKKKLIIHERMHTEQKLFTCSCCGKSFVKRPNSLGHHCIHTGEKPFACTNCSKSFKDKKSLIIHQRIHTGEKPFVCTKCSKSFRDRKSLLIHQRIHTGEKPFACTNCSKSFRQRATLITHRRIHTGEKPFVCNDCGKSFREKKNLIIHQRIHTGEKPFTCTECGKSFREKATLMIHQRIHTGEKPFTCTNCSKSFREKKLLKRHQQVHHGLGFVPVGGQQKEGLSAVGGQAEAKPFQCGVCEKRFWKERLMLAHQRTHGTPSLQPPPQPGTPKSATKGPVGHQRLLCGWLWGNVLVFFGTE, encoded by the exons ATGTCGGTGGCGTTTGAGGACGTGGCGCTCTACTTCTCCCCCGAGGAGTGGGCAAAGCTGTCGGGCTGTCAGCGGCAGCTctaccgggaggtgatgctggagaacTATGAGATGGTCGCCTCGCTGG GCTGGGCCAGCGACAAACCAGAGATCATCTGCAAGATGGAGCGAGAAGAGACACCGTGTGTGCCTGAGCCCCCTCGGGAACGgcagaggcaccagagccctgtgccAG ccgTCAATCCTGGGACACAGAAGAAGACCAAGCATGTCCCTGAGAGGCTGCCAGGACCCACCTTCCTGCTCCCCGGGATGCCAAACCCTGGCACAAGACATCAGATGGGCTTGGCCTGTGGCCAGTCAGGTGGGGACATATACAAACAGAACCCACTGAATCACCAACGTGTGCACAGCAGcaagaagccctttgcctgtgcAGACTGCAGCAAGAGTTTCACAAAGAAGTCGaccctcatcatccaccagcgcatccacagcGGGGAGCGTCCCTTCGCCTGCAcggactgtggcaagagctttgtcCAGAGGCAGCAACTGCTGactcaccagcgcatccacactggggagaagcccttctcatGCACTGattgtggcaagagcttcagggagaagtCCAAGCTCATCAACCACAagagcatccacactggggagaagccgtTTGCCTGCcctgactgtggcaagagctttggCCGCAGGGACAGCCTGCTgaggcaccagcgcatccacaccggggagaagcccatTGCCTGCACTGACTGCGGCAAGAGGTTCAGGGAGAAGAACAGCttcatcatccaccagcgcacccacactggggagaagcccatTTCATGctctgactgtggcaagagcttcagggagaagaagagCCTCGTCATCCACCaacgcatccacactggggagaagcccttcacttgCAACGACTGCGGCAAGAGATTCAGGTATAAGAAGAgcctcatcatccaccagcgcatccatactggggagaagccctttgcctgcacaaactgcagcaagagcttcagggagaagaagaaGCTCATCATCCATGAGCGAATGCATACCGAGCAGAAGCTCTTTACGTGCTCCTGCTGCGGCAAGAGCTTTGTCAAAAGGCCCAACAGTCTAGGGCACCactgcatccacactggggagaagccctttgcttgCACCAACTGCAGCAAGAGCTTCAAGGATAAGAAGAgcctcatcatccaccagcgcatccacactggggagaagccctttgtctGTACCAAGTgcagcaagagcttcagggacaggAAGAGCCTCctcatccaccagcgcatccacactggggagaagccctttgcttgcaccaactgcagcaagagcttcagGCAGAGGGCGACTCTCATCACTCACCGGCGCATCCACACAGGGGAGAAGCCTTTTGTGTGCaatgactgtggcaagagcttcagggagaagaagaacctcatcatccaccagcgcatccacaccggggagaagcccttcacctgcactgagtgtggcaagagcttcagggagaaggCAACCCTCAtgatccaccagcgcatccacactggggagaagcccttcacctgcaccaactgcagcaagagcttcagggagaagaagcTCCTGAAGAGACACCAACAGGTGCACCATGGCCTGGGTTTTGTGCCAGTGGGTGGCCAGCAGAAGGAAGGTCTGTCTGCAGTGGGGGGGCAGGCAGAGGccaagcccttccagtgcggtgtctgcgagaagcggttttggaaggagaggctcatgctggctcaccagcgcacccacggcacccccagcctgcagccgccTCCGCAGCCCGGCACCCCCAAATCTGCCACCAAGGGGCCTGTTGGTCACCAGAGGCTGCTGTGTGGGTGGCTGTGGGGGAATGTCCTTGTTTTCTTTGGGACAGAgtaa
- the LOC136110859 gene encoding uncharacterized protein isoform X2 translates to MSVAFEDVALYFSPEEWAKLSGCQRQLYREVMLENYEMVASLGWASDKPEIICKMEREETPCVPEPPRERQRHQSPVPAAVNPGTQKKTKHVPERLPGPTFLLPGMPNPGTRHQMGLACGQSGGDIYKQNPLNHQRVHSSKKPFACADCSKSFTKKSTLIIHQRIHSGERPFACTDCGKSFVQRQQLLTHQRIHTGEKPFSCTDCGKSFREKSKLINHKSIHTGEKPFACPDCGKSFGRRDSLLRHQRIHTGEKPIACTDCGKRFREKNSFIIHQRTHTGEKPISCSDCGKSFREKKSLVIHQRIHTGEKPFTCNDCGKRFRYKKSLIIHQRIHTGEKPFACTNCSKSFREKKKLIIHERMHTEQKLFTCSCCGKSFVKRPNSLGHHCIHTGEKPFACTNCSKSFKDKKSLIIHQRIHTGEKPFVCTKCSKSFRDRKSLLIHQRIHTGEKPFACTNCSKSFRQRATLITHRRIHTGEKPFVCNDCGKSFREKKNLIIHQRIHTGEKPFTCTECGKSFREKATLMIHQRIHTGEKPFTCTNCSKSFREKKLLKRHQQVHHGLGFVPVGGQQKEGLSAVGGQAEAKPFQCGVCEKRFWKERLMLAHQRTHGTPSLQPPPQPGTPKSATKGPVGHQRLLCGWLWGNVLVFFGTE, encoded by the exons GCTGGGCCAGCGACAAACCAGAGATCATCTGCAAGATGGAGCGAGAAGAGACACCGTGTGTGCCTGAGCCCCCTCGGGAACGgcagaggcaccagagccctgtgccAG cagccgTCAATCCTGGGACACAGAAGAAGACCAAGCATGTCCCTGAGAGGCTGCCAGGACCCACCTTCCTGCTCCCCGGGATGCCAAACCCTGGCACAAGACATCAGATGGGCTTGGCCTGTGGCCAGTCAGGTGGGGACATATACAAACAGAACCCACTGAATCACCAACGTGTGCACAGCAGcaagaagccctttgcctgtgcAGACTGCAGCAAGAGTTTCACAAAGAAGTCGaccctcatcatccaccagcgcatccacagcGGGGAGCGTCCCTTCGCCTGCAcggactgtggcaagagctttgtcCAGAGGCAGCAACTGCTGactcaccagcgcatccacactggggagaagcccttctcatGCACTGattgtggcaagagcttcagggagaagtCCAAGCTCATCAACCACAagagcatccacactggggagaagccgtTTGCCTGCcctgactgtggcaagagctttggCCGCAGGGACAGCCTGCTgaggcaccagcgcatccacaccggggagaagcccatTGCCTGCACTGACTGCGGCAAGAGGTTCAGGGAGAAGAACAGCttcatcatccaccagcgcacccacactggggagaagcccatTTCATGctctgactgtggcaagagcttcagggagaagaagagCCTCGTCATCCACCaacgcatccacactggggagaagcccttcacttgCAACGACTGCGGCAAGAGATTCAGGTATAAGAAGAgcctcatcatccaccagcgcatccatactggggagaagccctttgcctgcacaaactgcagcaagagcttcagggagaagaagaaGCTCATCATCCATGAGCGAATGCATACCGAGCAGAAGCTCTTTACGTGCTCCTGCTGCGGCAAGAGCTTTGTCAAAAGGCCCAACAGTCTAGGGCACCactgcatccacactggggagaagccctttgcttgCACCAACTGCAGCAAGAGCTTCAAGGATAAGAAGAgcctcatcatccaccagcgcatccacactggggagaagccctttgtctGTACCAAGTgcagcaagagcttcagggacaggAAGAGCCTCctcatccaccagcgcatccacactggggagaagccctttgcttgcaccaactgcagcaagagcttcagGCAGAGGGCGACTCTCATCACTCACCGGCGCATCCACACAGGGGAGAAGCCTTTTGTGTGCaatgactgtggcaagagcttcagggagaagaagaacctcatcatccaccagcgcatccacaccggggagaagcccttcacctgcactgagtgtggcaagagcttcagggagaaggCAACCCTCAtgatccaccagcgcatccacactggggagaagcccttcacctgcaccaactgcagcaagagcttcagggagaagaagcTCCTGAAGAGACACCAACAGGTGCACCATGGCCTGGGTTTTGTGCCAGTGGGTGGCCAGCAGAAGGAAGGTCTGTCTGCAGTGGGGGGGCAGGCAGAGGccaagcccttccagtgcggtgtctgcgagaagcggttttggaaggagaggctcatgctggctcaccagcgcacccacggcacccccagcctgcagccgccTCCGCAGCCCGGCACCCCCAAATCTGCCACCAAGGGGCCTGTTGGTCACCAGAGGCTGCTGTGTGGGTGGCTGTGGGGGAATGTCCTTGTTTTCTTTGGGACAGAgtaa
- the LOC139828264 gene encoding uncharacterized protein isoform X1 codes for MGQNISSEEEAIVKILLHILSMRGLKYEESNIRRLLVCCRTNGYPTEAEKAFKIELWDDIGQKLWDKVSDGDKEAKSLATAWKLIISTLKEFKAERAAVTGIFAVLQPDKNSKSNCEAYPVRVFNTLLTPSPVVPSAPPVIQQSGAEGGKLPSGWPPVPSHDPGETKKSKELESDNLSKGLVKVENAKVVDKCNINSFTDLCPPSPLSILLTPTREQKEPPDKNWAKELCERSDQLLASESNSQQYQAMREVPETNKAAKSFATVNQGPNENYVQFIDHLQETINKQIENLEVKEALVLKLAVENANVCYQHVICEFYSTYYVFLCTVSLKIKQLVRNAGRFELQQPERDLTDNTQVRKLVKVCKMLSLLTCFLCGYLFKHVAILIGLCYMVR; via the exons atggggcagaatatatcctctgaggaagaagctatagttaaaatcctcctgcatattctctctatgagaggacttaaatatgaagaaagtaacatacgtagactgttggtttgttgtagaactaacggctacccgacagaagctgagaaagcttttaaaattgaactttgggacgatatagggcagaaattatgggataaggttagcgacggagataaagaagctaaatcattagcgactgcatggaagcttataatttccaccttaaaagaatttaaggctgagcgggctgcagttactggaatttttgcagtgttacagcctgataagaactctaaaagtaactgtgaagcttacccagttcgtgttttcaataccctccttactccatcccctgttgtgccttcggcacccccagtGATACAACaatctggggcggagggaggaaaattaccgagtggatggcctcctgtaccatcacacgaccctggagagaccaagaagtccaaagaactggagtcagataatttgtcaaaaggactggtgaaagttgagaatgctaaagtcgtagatAAGTgcaatatcaattcttttactgatttgtgtccgccttcaccgctttctatccttctaactcctacaagagaacagaaggagccgccggataagaactgggcaaaagagctgtgtgaaagatcagatcagctattagcgagtgaatccaacagtcagcaatatcaagctatgagagaggtgcctgaaaccaacaaagcagccaaatcatttgcaactgttaatcagggtcccaatgagaattacgtgcaatttattgaccaccttcaagagaccatcaataagcagattgaaaacttagaagttaaggaagcactggtgttgaaattagcagtagaaaatgctaatgtttgctatcagcatgttatttgcgagttttacagtacatattatgtgttcctgtgtaccgtctctctgaaaatcaagcagcttgtcaggaat gcggggcgatttgaacttcaacaacctgagagagacttaactgataacacacaggtcagaaaacttgttaaagtctgcaagatgctttccttattaacctgtttcctttgtgggtatctgtttaagcatgttgcaattttgataggtctttgttacatggtacgataa
- the LOC136110859 gene encoding uncharacterized protein isoform X4 produces MSVAFEDVALYFSPEEWAKLSGCQRQLYREVMLENYEMVASLGWASDKPEIICKMEREETPCVPEPPRERQRHQSPVPAAVNPGTQKKTKHVPERLPGPTFLLPGMPNPGTRHQMGLACGQSGGDIYKQNPLNHQRVHSSKKPFACADCSKSFTKKSTLIIHQRIHSGERPFACTDCGKSFVQRQQLLTHQRIHTGEKPFSCTDCGKSFREKSKLINHKSIHTGEKPFACPDCGKSFGRRDSLLRHQRIHTGEKPIACTDCGKRFREKNSFIIHQRTHTGEKPISCSDCGKSFREKKSLVIHQRIHTGEKPFTCNDCGKRFRYKKSLIIHQRIHTGEKPFACTNCSKSFREKKKLIIHERMHTEQKLFTCSCCGKSFVKRPNSLGHHCIHTGEKPFACTNCSKSFKDKKSLIIHQRIHTGEKPFVCTKCSKSFRDRKSLLIHQRIHTGEKPFACTNCSKSFRQRATLITHRRIHTGEKPFVCNDCGKSFREKKNLIIHQRIHTGEKPFTCTECGKSFREKATLMIHQRIHTGEKPFTCTNCSKSFREKKLLKRHQQVHHGLGFVPVGGQQKEGLSAVGGQAEAKPFQCGVCEKRFWKERLMLAHQRTHGTPSLQPPPQPGTPKSATKGPVGHQRLLCGWLWGNVLVFFGTE; encoded by the exons ATGTCGGTGGCGTTTGAGGACGTGGCGCTCTACTTCTCCCCCGAGGAGTGGGCAAAGCTGTCGGGCTGTCAGCGGCAGCTctaccgggaggtgatgctggagaacTATGAGATGGTCGCCTCGCTGG GCTGGGCCAGCGACAAACCAGAGATCATCTGCAAGATGGAGCGAGAAGAGACACCGTGTGTGCCTGAGCCCCCTCGGGAACGgcagaggcaccagagccctgtgccAG cagccgTCAATCCTGGGACACAGAAGAAGACCAAGCATGTCCCTGAGAGGCTGCCAGGACCCACCTTCCTGCTCCCCGGGATGCCAAACCCTGGCACAAGACATCAGATGGGCTTGGCCTGTGGCCAGTCAGGTGGGGACATATACAAACAGAACCCACTGAATCACCAACGTGTGCACAGCAGcaagaagccctttgcctgtgcAGACTGCAGCAAGAGTTTCACAAAGAAGTCGaccctcatcatccaccagcgcatccacagcGGGGAGCGTCCCTTCGCCTGCAcggactgtggcaagagctttgtcCAGAGGCAGCAACTGCTGactcaccagcgcatccacactggggagaagcccttctcatGCACTGattgtggcaagagcttcagggagaagtCCAAGCTCATCAACCACAagagcatccacactggggagaagccgtTTGCCTGCcctgactgtggcaagagctttggCCGCAGGGACAGCCTGCTgaggcaccagcgcatccacaccggggagaagcccatTGCCTGCACTGACTGCGGCAAGAGGTTCAGGGAGAAGAACAGCttcatcatccaccagcgcacccacactggggagaagcccatTTCATGctctgactgtggcaagagcttcagggagaagaagagCCTCGTCATCCACCaacgcatccacactggggagaagcccttcacttgCAACGACTGCGGCAAGAGATTCAGGTATAAGAAGAgcctcatcatccaccagcgcatccatactggggagaagccctttgcctgcacaaactgcagcaagagcttcagggagaagaagaaGCTCATCATCCATGAGCGAATGCATACCGAGCAGAAGCTCTTTACGTGCTCCTGCTGCGGCAAGAGCTTTGTCAAAAGGCCCAACAGTCTAGGGCACCactgcatccacactggggagaagccctttgcttgCACCAACTGCAGCAAGAGCTTCAAGGATAAGAAGAgcctcatcatccaccagcgcatccacactggggagaagccctttgtctGTACCAAGTgcagcaagagcttcagggacaggAAGAGCCTCctcatccaccagcgcatccacactggggagaagccctttgcttgcaccaactgcagcaagagcttcagGCAGAGGGCGACTCTCATCACTCACCGGCGCATCCACACAGGGGAGAAGCCTTTTGTGTGCaatgactgtggcaagagcttcagggagaagaagaacctcatcatccaccagcgcatccacaccggggagaagcccttcacctgcactgagtgtggcaagagcttcagggagaaggCAACCCTCAtgatccaccagcgcatccacactggggagaagcccttcacctgcaccaactgcagcaagagcttcagggagaagaagcTCCTGAAGAGACACCAACAGGTGCACCATGGCCTGGGTTTTGTGCCAGTGGGTGGCCAGCAGAAGGAAGGTCTGTCTGCAGTGGGGGGGCAGGCAGAGGccaagcccttccagtgcggtgtctgcgagaagcggttttggaaggagaggctcatgctggctcaccagcgcacccacggcacccccagcctgcagccgccTCCGCAGCCCGGCACCCCCAAATCTGCCACCAAGGGGCCTGTTGGTCACCAGAGGCTGCTGTGTGGGTGGCTGTGGGGGAATGTCCTTGTTTTCTTTGGGACAGAgtaa
- the LOC139828264 gene encoding uncharacterized protein isoform X2: MGQNISSEEEAIVKILLHILSMRGLKYEESNIRRLLVCCRTNGYPTEAEKAFKIELWDDIGQKLWDKVSDGDKEAKSLATAWKLIISTLKEFKAERAAVTGIFAVLQPDKNSKSNCEAYPVRVFNTLLTPSPVVPSAPPVIQQSGAEGGKLPSGWPPVPSHDPGETKKSKELESDNLSKGLVKVENAKVVDKCNINSFTDLCPPSPLSILLTPTREQKEPPDKNWAKELCERSDQLLASESNSQQYQAMREVPETNKAAKSFATVNQGPNENYVQFIDHLQETINKQIENLEVKEALVLKLAVENANVCYQHVICEFYSTYYVFLCTVSLKIKQLVRNAGRFELQQPERDLTDNTQTKDQNGFLRNGSSHG; the protein is encoded by the exons atggggcagaatatatcctctgaggaagaagctatagttaaaatcctcctgcatattctctctatgagaggacttaaatatgaagaaagtaacatacgtagactgttggtttgttgtagaactaacggctacccgacagaagctgagaaagcttttaaaattgaactttgggacgatatagggcagaaattatgggataaggttagcgacggagataaagaagctaaatcattagcgactgcatggaagcttataatttccaccttaaaagaatttaaggctgagcgggctgcagttactggaatttttgcagtgttacagcctgataagaactctaaaagtaactgtgaagcttacccagttcgtgttttcaataccctccttactccatcccctgttgtgccttcggcacccccagtGATACAACaatctggggcggagggaggaaaattaccgagtggatggcctcctgtaccatcacacgaccctggagagaccaagaagtccaaagaactggagtcagataatttgtcaaaaggactggtgaaagttgagaatgctaaagtcgtagatAAGTgcaatatcaattcttttactgatttgtgtccgccttcaccgctttctatccttctaactcctacaagagaacagaaggagccgccggataagaactgggcaaaagagctgtgtgaaagatcagatcagctattagcgagtgaatccaacagtcagcaatatcaagctatgagagaggtgcctgaaaccaacaaagcagccaaatcatttgcaactgttaatcagggtcccaatgagaattacgtgcaatttattgaccaccttcaagagaccatcaataagcagattgaaaacttagaagttaaggaagcactggtgttgaaattagcagtagaaaatgctaatgtttgctatcagcatgttatttgcgagttttacagtacatattatgtgttcctgtgtaccgtctctctgaaaatcaagcagcttgtcaggaat gcggggcgatttgaacttcaacaacctgagagagacttaactgataacacacag
- the LOC136110859 gene encoding uncharacterized protein isoform X3, with product MSVAFEDVALYFSPEEWAKLSGCQRQLYREVMLENYEMVASLAAVNPGTQKKTKHVPERLPGPTFLLPGMPNPGTRHQMGLACGQSGGDIYKQNPLNHQRVHSSKKPFACADCSKSFTKKSTLIIHQRIHSGERPFACTDCGKSFVQRQQLLTHQRIHTGEKPFSCTDCGKSFREKSKLINHKSIHTGEKPFACPDCGKSFGRRDSLLRHQRIHTGEKPIACTDCGKRFREKNSFIIHQRTHTGEKPISCSDCGKSFREKKSLVIHQRIHTGEKPFTCNDCGKRFRYKKSLIIHQRIHTGEKPFACTNCSKSFREKKKLIIHERMHTEQKLFTCSCCGKSFVKRPNSLGHHCIHTGEKPFACTNCSKSFKDKKSLIIHQRIHTGEKPFVCTKCSKSFRDRKSLLIHQRIHTGEKPFACTNCSKSFRQRATLITHRRIHTGEKPFVCNDCGKSFREKKNLIIHQRIHTGEKPFTCTECGKSFREKATLMIHQRIHTGEKPFTCTNCSKSFREKKLLKRHQQVHHGLGFVPVGGQQKEGLSAVGGQAEAKPFQCGVCEKRFWKERLMLAHQRTHGTPSLQPPPQPGTPKSATKGPVGHQRLLCGWLWGNVLVFFGTE from the exons ATGTCGGTGGCGTTTGAGGACGTGGCGCTCTACTTCTCCCCCGAGGAGTGGGCAAAGCTGTCGGGCTGTCAGCGGCAGCTctaccgggaggtgatgctggagaacTATGAGATGGTCGCCTCGCTGG cagccgTCAATCCTGGGACACAGAAGAAGACCAAGCATGTCCCTGAGAGGCTGCCAGGACCCACCTTCCTGCTCCCCGGGATGCCAAACCCTGGCACAAGACATCAGATGGGCTTGGCCTGTGGCCAGTCAGGTGGGGACATATACAAACAGAACCCACTGAATCACCAACGTGTGCACAGCAGcaagaagccctttgcctgtgcAGACTGCAGCAAGAGTTTCACAAAGAAGTCGaccctcatcatccaccagcgcatccacagcGGGGAGCGTCCCTTCGCCTGCAcggactgtggcaagagctttgtcCAGAGGCAGCAACTGCTGactcaccagcgcatccacactggggagaagcccttctcatGCACTGattgtggcaagagcttcagggagaagtCCAAGCTCATCAACCACAagagcatccacactggggagaagccgtTTGCCTGCcctgactgtggcaagagctttggCCGCAGGGACAGCCTGCTgaggcaccagcgcatccacaccggggagaagcccatTGCCTGCACTGACTGCGGCAAGAGGTTCAGGGAGAAGAACAGCttcatcatccaccagcgcacccacactggggagaagcccatTTCATGctctgactgtggcaagagcttcagggagaagaagagCCTCGTCATCCACCaacgcatccacactggggagaagcccttcacttgCAACGACTGCGGCAAGAGATTCAGGTATAAGAAGAgcctcatcatccaccagcgcatccatactggggagaagccctttgcctgcacaaactgcagcaagagcttcagggagaagaagaaGCTCATCATCCATGAGCGAATGCATACCGAGCAGAAGCTCTTTACGTGCTCCTGCTGCGGCAAGAGCTTTGTCAAAAGGCCCAACAGTCTAGGGCACCactgcatccacactggggagaagccctttgcttgCACCAACTGCAGCAAGAGCTTCAAGGATAAGAAGAgcctcatcatccaccagcgcatccacactggggagaagccctttgtctGTACCAAGTgcagcaagagcttcagggacaggAAGAGCCTCctcatccaccagcgcatccacactggggagaagccctttgcttgcaccaactgcagcaagagcttcagGCAGAGGGCGACTCTCATCACTCACCGGCGCATCCACACAGGGGAGAAGCCTTTTGTGTGCaatgactgtggcaagagcttcagggagaagaagaacctcatcatccaccagcgcatccacaccggggagaagcccttcacctgcactgagtgtggcaagagcttcagggagaaggCAACCCTCAtgatccaccagcgcatccacactggggagaagcccttcacctgcaccaactgcagcaagagcttcagggagaagaagcTCCTGAAGAGACACCAACAGGTGCACCATGGCCTGGGTTTTGTGCCAGTGGGTGGCCAGCAGAAGGAAGGTCTGTCTGCAGTGGGGGGGCAGGCAGAGGccaagcccttccagtgcggtgtctgcgagaagcggttttggaaggagaggctcatgctggctcaccagcgcacccacggcacccccagcctgcagccgccTCCGCAGCCCGGCACCCCCAAATCTGCCACCAAGGGGCCTGTTGGTCACCAGAGGCTGCTGTGTGGGTGGCTGTGGGGGAATGTCCTTGTTTTCTTTGGGACAGAgtaa
- the LOC139828301 gene encoding LOW QUALITY PROTEIN: uncharacterized protein (The sequence of the model RefSeq protein was modified relative to this genomic sequence to represent the inferred CDS: inserted 4 bases in 2 codons): MRSHMCERPFHCSDCGKDFIYKQRLLNHQHVHHGEKPFACGDYSKNFKEKSALIIHQHIHQGXKSFTCTNCGKSYKGKQSLIIHQRIHTGEKPFTCNDCGNNLRYKNSFITHQRINTGEKPFACMNCNKTFRDKKKLIIHQXEKPLTCSDCGKSFRYDQSLIIHQQIHTGEKLFTCTNCGKSFREKNKLIIHQRIHTGEKPFTCTDCGKSFRYRKHLKRHQCVHQGPGLVLNGVWWERAGPSPAGGQAEAKPFQCGVCEKRFWKERLMLAHQRTHGTPSLQPPPQPGTP; encoded by the exons ATGCGGAGCCACATGTGTGAGCGTCCCTTCCACTGCTCTGACTGTGGCAAGGACTTCATCTACAAGCAGAGACTGCTGAATCACCAGCATGTGCACCATggtgagaagccctttgcctgtggTGACTATAGCAAGAACTTCAAAGAGAAGTCAGCCCTCATCATTCACCAGCACATCCACCAGGG CAAGTCTTTCACCTGCACCAACTGTGGAAAGAGCTACAAGGGGAAGCAGAgcctcatcatccaccagcgcatccacactggggagaagcccttcacctgcaatgACTGTGGCAACAACCTCAGGTATAAAAACAGCTTCATCACCCACCAGCGTATCAACAcaggggagaagccctttgcttgCATGAACTGCAACAAGACCTTCAGGGATAAGAAGAAACTCATTATTCACCA AGAGAAGCCTTTGACCTGctctgactgtggcaagagcttcaggtaTGACCAGAgcctcatcatccaccagcaaatccacactggggagaagctcTTCACCTGTAccaactgtggcaagagcttcagggagaagaataaactcatcatccaccagcgcatccacactggggagaagcccttcacctgcactgactgcggcaagagcttcaggtATAGGAAGCACCTGAAGAGACACCAGTGTGTTCACCAGGGCCCAGGGCTTGTGCTGAATGGTGTCTGGTGGGAGAGGGCAGGTCCGTCCCCAGCAGGGGGGCAGGCAGAGGccaagcccttccagtgcggtgtctgcgagaagcggttttggaaggagaggctcatgctggctcaccagcgcacccacggcacccccagcctgcagccgcctccgcagcccggcaccccctga